One stretch of Xanthomonas sp. DAR 35659 DNA includes these proteins:
- the ahcY gene encoding adenosylhomocysteinase, which produces MNAALKSFSTEGDYKVADISLADWGRKELDIAEHEMPGLMSIRRQYAAAKPLAGVRVTGSLHMTIQTAVLIETLKDIGADVRWASCNIFSTQDHAAAAIAATGTPVFAWKGETLEEYWDCTLDALTFTLADGTQTGPELVVDDGGDVTLLIHKGYELENGSKWVDEPASSHEEQVIKNLLKRVAVERPGYWTRVVKDWKGVSEETTTGVHRLYQLAEAGTLLVPSINVNDSVTKSKFDNLYGCRESLADGLKRAMDVMLAGKVAVVCGYGDVGKGSAHSLRAYGARVIVTEIDPICALQAAMEGFEVNTVEDSLGLADIYVTTTGNKDIIRIEHLTQMKDQAIVCNIGHFDNEIQVEALYKYPGVQKINIKPQVDKFVFPNGNAIFLLAEGRLVNLGCATGHPSFVMSNSFANQTLAQIDLWQNKDSYEKQVYRLPKKLDEEVARLHLEKIGVKLTKLSDDQAAYLGVSVDGPYKPEHYRY; this is translated from the coding sequence ATGAACGCTGCACTCAAGAGCTTTTCCACCGAGGGCGACTACAAGGTCGCCGACATTTCCCTGGCCGATTGGGGCCGCAAGGAACTGGACATCGCCGAGCACGAGATGCCGGGCCTGATGTCGATCCGCCGCCAGTACGCCGCCGCCAAGCCGCTGGCCGGCGTGCGCGTCACCGGCTCGCTGCACATGACCATCCAGACCGCGGTGCTGATCGAGACGCTGAAGGACATCGGCGCGGACGTGCGCTGGGCCTCGTGCAACATCTTCTCCACCCAGGACCACGCCGCCGCGGCCATCGCCGCCACCGGCACCCCGGTGTTCGCCTGGAAGGGCGAGACCCTGGAGGAATACTGGGATTGCACCCTGGACGCGCTGACCTTCACCCTGGCCGACGGCACCCAGACCGGCCCGGAGCTGGTGGTGGACGACGGCGGCGACGTCACCCTGCTGATCCACAAGGGCTACGAGCTGGAGAACGGCTCCAAGTGGGTGGACGAGCCGGCTTCCTCGCACGAGGAGCAGGTCATCAAGAACCTGCTCAAGCGCGTGGCGGTGGAGCGCCCGGGCTACTGGACCCGCGTGGTCAAGGACTGGAAGGGCGTCTCCGAGGAGACCACCACCGGCGTGCACCGCCTGTACCAGTTGGCTGAGGCCGGCACCCTGCTGGTGCCGTCGATCAACGTCAACGACTCGGTGACCAAGAGCAAGTTCGACAACCTGTACGGCTGCCGCGAGTCGCTGGCCGACGGCCTCAAGCGCGCGATGGACGTGATGCTGGCCGGCAAGGTCGCGGTGGTCTGCGGCTACGGCGACGTCGGCAAGGGCTCGGCGCACAGCCTGCGCGCCTACGGCGCCCGCGTCATCGTCACCGAGATCGACCCGATCTGCGCGCTGCAGGCGGCGATGGAAGGCTTCGAGGTCAACACCGTCGAGGACAGCCTGGGTCTGGCCGACATCTACGTCACCACCACCGGCAACAAGGACATCATCCGCATCGAGCACCTGACGCAGATGAAGGACCAGGCCATCGTCTGCAACATCGGCCACTTCGACAACGAGATCCAGGTCGAGGCGCTGTACAAGTACCCGGGCGTGCAGAAGATCAACATCAAGCCGCAGGTGGACAAGTTCGTGTTCCCCAACGGCAACGCGATCTTCCTGCTGGCCGAGGGCCGCCTGGTCAACCTGGGCTGCGCCACCGGCCACCCGAGCTTCGTGATGTCCAACAGCTTCGCCAACCAGACCCTGGCGCAGATCGACCTGTGGCAGAACAAGGACAGCTACGAGAAGCAGGTCTACCGCCTGCCGAAGAAGCTGGACGAGGAAGTGGCGCGCCTGCACCTGGAAAAGATCGGCGTGAAGCTGACCAAGCTCAGCGACGACCAGGCCGCCTACCTCGGCGTGTCGGTCGACGGGCCGTACAAGCCGGAGCATTACCGCTACTGA
- a CDS encoding MAPEG family protein, with amino-acid sequence MPHSLILPMAAHVALVACLYVLLTVARAPVAWGIGWRADGGSPWASVEPRIGANLSNQFEWPLFFHVACLILLQLQAATATAVMLAWIFVCGRLLHSAVQILTANVRLRGVVFTINFLAALGLWTQVVRAAATAAP; translated from the coding sequence ATGCCGCACTCGCTCATACTCCCGATGGCTGCGCATGTCGCACTCGTTGCCTGTCTCTACGTCCTGCTGACGGTTGCCCGCGCCCCGGTGGCCTGGGGCATCGGCTGGCGAGCGGATGGGGGCAGCCCCTGGGCTTCCGTCGAGCCACGGATCGGTGCGAACCTGTCCAATCAGTTCGAGTGGCCGTTGTTCTTCCATGTCGCCTGTCTGATCCTCCTGCAGTTGCAAGCCGCGACGGCGACCGCGGTGATGCTGGCCTGGATCTTCGTGTGCGGTCGCTTGCTGCATAGCGCGGTGCAGATCCTCACCGCCAATGTGAGGCTCCGGGGTGTCGTGTTCACCATCAACTTTCTCGCGGCGCTCGGTCTTTGGACCCAAGTCGTGCGCGCAGCGGCCACGGCGGCGCCCTGA
- a CDS encoding TorF family putative porin, with amino-acid sequence MRAVRAVALLLALGVAAPAWAGTASANLAATSNYVSRGFEQSWGRPVLQGGLDVAADSGWYAGTWASGVSPYFIEGGHLEWDVYAGYAASHGDWGWRAGVYHYAYPGARMSASDTRYDYGEAIVAGHWRTVELSYASTWTRDYFGYNSATLGVGQGRHSRGSGYLALDATLPLASDWQASVHAGHQHVRNFADYGWTDARVGVTRTWRGTEFGLSYARAWNSAGVYRRYTTGVADGDGRVHVSNPIDGAWSFTIKRSFSL; translated from the coding sequence GTGAGGGCCGTGCGCGCTGTTGCGCTGCTGCTGGCGCTGGGTGTCGCCGCGCCGGCCTGGGCCGGCACCGCCAGCGCCAACCTGGCGGCGACCTCGAACTACGTCTCGCGCGGATTCGAGCAGAGCTGGGGCCGGCCGGTGCTGCAGGGCGGGCTGGATGTGGCCGCGGACAGCGGCTGGTATGCCGGCACCTGGGCCTCGGGAGTGAGCCCGTACTTCATCGAAGGCGGGCACCTGGAATGGGATGTGTACGCCGGCTACGCGGCCAGCCACGGCGACTGGGGCTGGCGCGCCGGCGTCTACCACTACGCCTATCCCGGCGCGCGCATGAGCGCCAGCGACACCCGCTACGACTACGGCGAGGCCATCGTCGCCGGCCATTGGCGCACAGTGGAGCTGTCCTACGCCAGCACCTGGACGCGCGACTACTTCGGCTACAACAGCGCCACGCTGGGCGTCGGCCAGGGCCGGCACTCGCGCGGTTCCGGCTATCTGGCGCTGGACGCCACGCTGCCGCTGGCATCGGACTGGCAGGCCAGCGTGCATGCCGGTCACCAGCATGTGCGCAACTTCGCCGATTACGGGTGGACTGACGCGCGCGTGGGCGTGACCCGCACCTGGCGCGGCACCGAGTTCGGCCTGAGTTACGCACGGGCCTGGAACAGCGCTGGCGTCTATCGCCGCTACACCACCGGCGTGGCGGACGGCGATGGGCGGGTGCATGTTTCCAATCCGATCGACGGCGCCTGGTCGTTCACCATCAAGCGTAGCTTCTCGCTGTAG
- a CDS encoding methyl-accepting chemotaxis protein: MSTPSPYRRRGSVAKRLMLGTGLLALACFGLTALIIYWRSSDALLSTSRASIENLAQLEAQRVSREIGVAFDASEALANSFRVQHAAGGLSRDTATAVLRSQLDAHPTWLGISTMWEPDAFDGNDKAFVGAEGHDATGRYMTWWSRQNGKLVREALRDYEKPGDGDWYLLARNTHKPVVIEPYYYPVAGKDTLMTTLATPILENGRFLGVVTVDFTLDTLQQRIAALRPMGEGHASLLSPLGVVMASRDPRQIGKTRTDPWSRDMLARVAKGQVVVDHRRADGEDALSVFVPLKIGNAPQAFALGVSVPYALVMAKARALLWAIAGVGLLSALLLSGALYLLLRRQVLDPLAEAVRVSSAVAAGRLDSQVRHRRDDELGQLLDAMGGMQTQLQAVMQAQAEMAQRHDAGEMSYRMDAERFPGEYGRMVHGTNALVAAHVDVQRRLVEVMSQYAIGNMQVDMEPLPGEKAAITEAMRTTKGSLQAINHAITELAQAAASGDFARRGDADRFQYDFRGMVVGLNRLMELTEGNLSALSSLLRAVAQGDLTARMHGEFHGVFAQMRDDANATVEQLTGIVGRIQQATTAINTAAGEIAAGNDDLSRRTEQQAASLEETAASMEELTATVKQNAEHAHQANRLAQDTASVASRGGAVVEQVVDTMSGIAAASKKMAEIIGVIDGIAFQTNILALNAAVEAARAGEQGRGFAVVASEVRALAQRSATAAHEIKSLIDASVGKIDDGTALVNGAGDTMREVVTSVRRVTDIMSEIAAASQEQSAGIEQVGKAIVQMDEVTQQNAALVEEATAAARAMEDQAEELQHAVALFKLAASSSGGTATPGRARLELVS; this comes from the coding sequence ATGTCCACTCCGTCGCCGTACCGCCGCCGAGGTAGCGTCGCCAAGCGCCTCATGCTGGGGACCGGCCTGCTCGCGCTGGCCTGCTTCGGCCTGACCGCGCTGATCATCTACTGGCGCAGCAGCGACGCGCTGCTGTCCACCTCGCGCGCCAGTATCGAGAACCTGGCGCAACTGGAAGCGCAGCGCGTCTCGCGCGAGATCGGCGTCGCCTTCGACGCCAGCGAGGCGCTGGCCAACAGCTTCCGCGTGCAGCACGCCGCCGGCGGCCTGTCGCGCGATACCGCCACCGCGGTGTTGCGCAGCCAGCTCGACGCGCATCCGACGTGGCTGGGCATCAGCACGATGTGGGAACCCGATGCCTTCGACGGCAACGACAAGGCCTTCGTCGGCGCCGAGGGCCACGACGCCACCGGCCGCTACATGACCTGGTGGTCGCGGCAGAACGGCAAGCTGGTACGCGAGGCGCTGCGCGACTACGAGAAACCCGGCGACGGCGACTGGTACCTGCTGGCGCGCAACACCCACAAGCCGGTGGTGATCGAGCCGTACTACTACCCGGTGGCCGGCAAGGACACGTTGATGACCACCTTGGCCACGCCGATCCTGGAGAACGGCCGTTTCCTCGGCGTGGTCACCGTCGACTTCACCCTCGACACCCTGCAGCAGCGCATCGCCGCGCTGCGCCCGATGGGCGAGGGCCACGCCAGCCTGCTGTCGCCGCTGGGCGTGGTGATGGCCAGCCGAGATCCGCGGCAGATCGGCAAGACCCGCACCGATCCCTGGTCCAGGGACATGCTCGCGCGCGTGGCCAAGGGACAGGTGGTGGTCGACCATCGCCGCGCAGACGGCGAGGACGCGCTGAGCGTGTTCGTGCCGCTGAAGATCGGCAATGCGCCGCAGGCGTTCGCGCTGGGCGTCTCGGTGCCGTACGCGCTGGTGATGGCCAAGGCGCGTGCGCTGCTGTGGGCCATCGCCGGGGTCGGCCTGCTCTCGGCGCTGCTGCTGAGCGGCGCGCTGTATCTGTTGCTGCGCAGGCAGGTGCTCGACCCGCTGGCCGAGGCGGTGCGCGTGTCCTCCGCCGTCGCTGCCGGGCGCCTGGACAGCCAGGTCCGCCACCGCCGCGACGACGAACTGGGCCAGTTGCTGGACGCCATGGGCGGCATGCAGACCCAGTTGCAGGCGGTGATGCAGGCGCAGGCGGAGATGGCGCAGCGCCACGACGCCGGCGAGATGAGCTACCGGATGGATGCCGAGCGTTTCCCTGGCGAGTACGGGCGCATGGTCCACGGCACCAACGCGCTGGTCGCCGCGCATGTGGACGTGCAGCGGCGCCTGGTCGAGGTGATGTCGCAGTACGCGATCGGCAACATGCAGGTGGACATGGAACCGCTGCCCGGCGAGAAGGCGGCGATCACCGAAGCGATGCGCACCACGAAGGGCAGCCTGCAGGCGATCAACCACGCCATCACCGAACTGGCGCAGGCCGCGGCCTCCGGCGACTTCGCGCGGCGCGGCGATGCCGACCGCTTCCAGTACGACTTCCGCGGCATGGTGGTCGGGCTGAACCGCCTGATGGAACTGACCGAGGGCAACCTGTCGGCCTTGTCGTCGCTGTTGCGCGCGGTGGCCCAGGGCGATCTCACCGCGCGCATGCACGGTGAGTTCCATGGCGTGTTCGCGCAGATGCGCGACGACGCCAACGCCACGGTGGAACAGCTGACCGGCATCGTCGGCCGCATCCAGCAGGCCACCACCGCGATCAACACCGCCGCCGGCGAGATCGCCGCCGGCAACGACGACCTGTCGCGCCGCACCGAACAACAGGCGGCCAGCCTGGAAGAGACCGCAGCCTCGATGGAGGAACTGACCGCCACGGTGAAGCAGAACGCCGAGCACGCGCATCAGGCCAACCGCCTGGCGCAGGACACCGCCAGTGTGGCCTCGCGCGGCGGCGCGGTGGTGGAGCAGGTGGTGGACACCATGTCCGGTATCGCCGCGGCCTCGAAGAAGATGGCCGAGATCATCGGCGTCATCGACGGCATCGCCTTCCAGACCAACATTCTGGCGCTCAACGCCGCGGTGGAGGCGGCGCGCGCCGGCGAACAGGGTCGCGGTTTCGCGGTGGTGGCGAGCGAGGTGCGCGCGCTGGCGCAGCGGTCGGCGACCGCCGCGCACGAGATCAAGAGCCTGATCGACGCCTCGGTCGGCAAGATCGACGACGGCACCGCGCTGGTCAACGGCGCCGGCGACACCATGCGCGAGGTGGTGACCAGCGTGCGTCGGGTCACCGACATCATGAGCGAGATCGCCGCCGCTTCGCAGGAACAGAGCGCCGGCATCGAACAGGTCGGCAAGGCCATCGTGCAGATGGACGAGGTCACCCAGCAGAACGCCGCACTGGTCGAGGAGGCCACCGCGGCGGCGCGGGCGATGGAGGATCAGGCCGAGGAACTGCAGCACGCGGTGGCATTGTTCAAACTCGCCGCGTCATCGTCGGGCGGCACGGCCACGCCGGGCCGCGCGCGGCTGGAGCTGGTGTCGTGA
- a CDS encoding transglycosylase domain-containing protein → MRRIATSGLAAIAALLLVAFAAFVSYDMRVFQPRQAQIQALLQRAPAEERVPPALIRRYILATYATGASPSSSVARMLLGRLEVTREQSMLGWHTHEVLWDLLVRLHLSQDEILGLYATLSYNGAGYGLSQLSQRLYAKPLSALSEPEAATVVAVLWWPQAYLRDRARLERRRDLLMARAREAR, encoded by the coding sequence ATGAGGCGTATCGCAACGTCGGGGCTGGCAGCGATCGCGGCCCTGCTGCTGGTGGCGTTCGCCGCGTTCGTGTCCTACGACATGCGGGTGTTCCAGCCGCGCCAGGCGCAGATCCAGGCGCTGCTACAACGCGCGCCGGCGGAGGAGCGCGTCCCGCCGGCGTTGATTCGCCGCTACATTCTTGCCACGTACGCGACCGGCGCGTCTCCCTCCAGCAGCGTCGCGCGCATGTTGCTGGGACGCCTGGAGGTCACGCGCGAGCAGAGCATGCTCGGCTGGCACACGCACGAAGTGCTCTGGGACCTACTGGTCAGGCTGCACCTGTCGCAGGACGAGATCCTGGGGCTGTACGCCACCTTGTCCTACAACGGCGCCGGCTATGGCCTCAGCCAACTGTCGCAGCGGCTGTACGCCAAGCCCTTGAGTGCGCTGTCCGAGCCGGAAGCGGCCACCGTCGTGGCGGTGCTCTGGTGGCCGCAGGCCTACCTGCGCGACCGCGCGCGCCTGGAGCGGCGCCGCGATCTGCTGATGGCGAGAGCGCGCGAGGCGCGCTGA
- a CDS encoding TonB-dependent receptor, whose translation MNAVRPHRHSLFHAIALALLMPATAWSQEAVPVSPQAQPAGTAEATQNPVDLEAIQVTGVRASLARATELKRDAATVQDSISALELGRFPDDNVADSLSHITGVSISRTAGGEGQKVSVRGLGPEYTLTTFNGRLLATDGAGRDFAYDVLPADVISGADVVKGAQAVLSEGAIGGLINLRSASPFDQKGQHAIVRAEGDRNQMSELNGRKFSAAYSNTFLDDTVGVLLGVVYAARKDRTDIAGNDGGWTRNPDPNDPSWSGNAWGGNIDPNGNGQLDPDEYGLIAPGQFRVGSTLEDKKRRAFSGKLEWRPNEDVRIVVDGLKTRLDSPQVSYQQSYYPLFAPGRWSDITVQNGIVTGLTLDNPDPELRMNPELLNQTEHRVVDTDLYGINGQWKASEDLTLTGDLYRSTSKRYSGGQDTYVVLRMNQPNTTRITVGRNAVPNVVTTFDDGRDLASGLANGQFGDSDFNTHYMELRGDNIADEITGGTIGGKLYVGQWGVDNLHFGVTRTERSKRRDLVNNTLNGGADYYSGANAINVGALGGEVLDHTFALTHFMDKVGSTFPRTFLAFDVPNYLARLRAYNGQPRPDGGTYDYALAAPQWNPLESYRVEEKTNAFYVQADLSGERWNADVGVRLVKTRTRAQAWDAKILSITENGAFNYTAEYAEPTPIVQDGDYTFVLPSGNFTWRFSEDLLLRVGAAKTMARPSVDKLAPTNTTASVSWGDFTQVYGGNVNLKPYSAKQGDLSLEWYFAEQSIANVAVFYKRIENQITTSWEPGQDIGVPGHLFNVMRPINGDYAKVRGIEAGLQHFWENGLGFRAQYTRNWSRSWVNGEERPLEGIAPAVYSLGLMYEKGPWSIGATADHTDGFVSAVNVLGAGYNEQADKITWLTAHVSYQVNDMLSLSLEGQNLLDDEQTYSINGNPLLSQGYSRYGRAFTLGVSLRF comes from the coding sequence GTGAATGCCGTTCGCCCGCATCGCCACAGCCTGTTCCACGCCATCGCCCTCGCCCTGTTGATGCCGGCCACCGCGTGGTCCCAGGAGGCCGTGCCGGTCTCGCCGCAGGCGCAGCCGGCGGGCACCGCCGAGGCCACCCAGAATCCGGTCGACCTGGAGGCGATCCAGGTCACCGGCGTGCGCGCCAGCCTGGCGCGCGCCACCGAACTCAAGCGTGATGCGGCGACGGTGCAGGACTCGATCAGCGCGCTGGAACTGGGCCGCTTCCCCGACGACAACGTGGCCGATTCGCTCAGCCACATCACCGGCGTGTCGATCAGCCGCACCGCCGGCGGCGAGGGGCAGAAGGTGAGCGTGCGCGGCCTGGGCCCGGAGTACACGCTCACCACCTTCAACGGTCGCCTCCTGGCCACCGACGGCGCCGGCCGCGACTTCGCCTACGACGTGCTGCCGGCGGACGTGATCAGCGGCGCCGACGTGGTCAAGGGCGCGCAGGCGGTGCTGAGCGAAGGCGCGATCGGCGGCCTGATCAACCTGCGCTCGGCCAGCCCGTTCGACCAGAAGGGCCAGCACGCGATCGTGCGCGCCGAAGGCGACCGCAACCAGATGTCCGAACTCAACGGGCGCAAGTTCTCGGCCGCCTACAGCAACACCTTCCTCGACGACACCGTCGGCGTGCTGCTGGGCGTGGTCTACGCCGCGCGCAAGGACCGCACCGACATCGCCGGCAACGACGGCGGCTGGACCCGCAATCCCGACCCGAACGATCCGAGCTGGAGCGGCAACGCCTGGGGCGGCAACATCGATCCCAACGGCAACGGCCAGCTGGATCCGGACGAGTACGGGCTGATCGCGCCGGGCCAGTTCCGGGTCGGCTCGACGCTGGAAGACAAGAAGCGCCGTGCCTTTTCCGGCAAGCTCGAGTGGCGGCCGAACGAGGACGTGCGCATCGTCGTCGACGGCCTCAAGACCCGCCTCGATTCGCCGCAGGTGTCCTACCAGCAGTCCTACTACCCGCTCTTCGCGCCGGGGCGCTGGTCGGACATCACCGTGCAGAACGGCATCGTCACCGGCCTGACCCTGGACAACCCGGATCCGGAGCTGCGGATGAACCCGGAACTGCTCAACCAGACCGAGCACCGGGTGGTGGACACCGACCTGTACGGCATCAACGGGCAATGGAAGGCCAGCGAGGACCTGACCCTGACCGGCGACCTGTACCGCTCCACCTCCAAGCGCTATTCCGGCGGGCAGGACACCTACGTGGTGCTGCGCATGAACCAGCCCAACACCACCCGCATCACCGTCGGCCGCAACGCCGTGCCCAACGTCGTCACCACCTTCGACGACGGCCGCGACCTGGCCAGCGGCCTGGCCAACGGGCAGTTCGGCGACAGCGACTTCAACACCCACTACATGGAACTGCGCGGCGACAACATCGCCGACGAGATCACCGGCGGCACCATCGGCGGCAAGCTGTACGTGGGCCAGTGGGGCGTGGACAACCTGCACTTCGGCGTGACCCGCACCGAGCGCAGCAAGCGCCGCGATCTGGTCAACAACACGCTCAACGGCGGCGCCGACTACTACTCCGGCGCCAACGCGATCAATGTCGGCGCGCTGGGCGGCGAGGTGCTGGACCACACCTTCGCCCTGACCCACTTCATGGACAAGGTCGGCTCGACCTTCCCGCGCACCTTCCTGGCCTTCGACGTGCCCAACTACCTGGCCCGCTTGCGCGCCTACAACGGCCAGCCGCGCCCGGACGGCGGGACCTACGACTACGCGCTGGCCGCGCCGCAATGGAATCCGCTGGAAAGCTACCGCGTGGAGGAGAAGACCAACGCCTTCTACGTGCAGGCCGACCTGTCCGGCGAGCGCTGGAACGCCGACGTCGGCGTGCGCCTGGTCAAGACCCGCACCCGCGCCCAGGCCTGGGACGCGAAGATCCTCAGCATCACCGAGAACGGTGCGTTCAACTACACCGCCGAGTACGCCGAACCGACGCCGATCGTGCAGGACGGCGATTACACCTTCGTGTTGCCGTCGGGCAACTTCACCTGGCGCTTCAGCGAGGATCTGCTGTTGCGCGTGGGCGCGGCCAAGACCATGGCACGGCCCTCGGTGGACAAGCTGGCGCCGACCAACACCACCGCCAGCGTGTCCTGGGGCGACTTCACCCAGGTCTACGGCGGCAACGTGAACCTGAAACCCTACAGCGCCAAGCAGGGCGACCTGTCGCTGGAGTGGTATTTCGCCGAACAGTCCATCGCCAACGTGGCGGTGTTCTACAAGCGCATCGAAAACCAGATCACCACCAGTTGGGAACCGGGCCAGGACATCGGCGTGCCTGGCCACCTGTTCAACGTGATGCGTCCGATCAACGGCGACTACGCCAAGGTCCGCGGCATCGAGGCCGGCCTGCAGCACTTCTGGGAGAACGGCCTGGGCTTCCGCGCGCAGTACACGCGCAACTGGTCGCGCAGTTGGGTCAACGGCGAGGAGCGGCCGCTGGAAGGCATCGCCCCGGCGGTGTACTCGCTGGGCCTGATGTACGAGAAGGGGCCGTGGTCGATCGGCGCCACCGCCGACCACACCGACGGCTTCGTCAGCGCGGTCAACGTGCTGGGCGCCGGCTACAACGAACAGGCCGACAAGATCACCTGGCTGACCGCGCACGTGTCCTACCAGGTCAACGACATGCTGAGCCTCAGCCTGGAAGGCCAGAACCTGCTGGACGACGAACAGACCTACAGCATCAACGGCAATCCGCTGCTGTCCCAGGGCTACTCGCGCTATGGCCGCGCGTTCACCCTGGGCGTGAGCCTGCGGTTCTGA
- a CDS encoding DeoR/GlpR family DNA-binding transcription regulator: MSVTRDTSQRRLQISELVRQHGSVQVSALAQQFGVSLQTVRKDLRYLAERGVMARAYGGGIDSSAVNAAPVEPHYDAKRTVHLEEKRRIGLRAAALVQPGNTIAIDSGTTAIQLAEALPDIDMTVVTNDFGVLTALSPKTHINLVMLGGELRRKNMAFYGGLTVEALDALHVDLLFLGVDGFDLERGITTHYEPEAMLNRKMVEAARAVIAITDSSKFGKICLHRIIPVSELDALITDTGAPEDVVHACQALGVDLVRA, encoded by the coding sequence ATGTCCGTCACCCGCGACACCAGCCAGCGCCGCCTCCAGATCAGCGAATTGGTCCGCCAGCACGGCAGCGTGCAGGTGTCCGCGCTGGCGCAGCAGTTCGGGGTGAGCCTGCAGACCGTGCGCAAGGACCTGCGCTACCTCGCCGAACGCGGGGTGATGGCGCGCGCCTACGGCGGCGGCATCGACAGCAGCGCGGTCAACGCCGCGCCGGTCGAGCCGCATTACGACGCCAAGCGCACCGTGCACCTGGAGGAGAAGCGCCGCATCGGCCTGCGCGCGGCGGCGCTGGTGCAGCCGGGCAATACCATCGCCATCGATTCGGGCACCACCGCGATCCAGTTGGCCGAGGCGCTGCCGGACATCGACATGACCGTGGTCACCAACGACTTCGGCGTGCTCACCGCGCTCAGCCCCAAGACCCACATCAACCTGGTGATGCTGGGCGGCGAACTGCGGCGCAAGAACATGGCCTTCTACGGCGGACTCACCGTCGAGGCGCTGGACGCGCTGCACGTGGACCTGCTGTTCCTGGGCGTGGACGGCTTCGACCTGGAACGCGGCATCACCACCCACTACGAGCCCGAGGCGATGCTCAACCGCAAGATGGTGGAGGCGGCACGCGCGGTGATCGCCATCACCGACAGCTCCAAGTTCGGCAAGATCTGCCTGCACCGGATCATCCCGGTGTCCGAGCTGGACGCGCTGATCACCGACACCGGCGCGCCCGAGGACGTGGTCCACGCCTGCCAGGCGCTGGGCGTGGACCTGGTGCGCGCCTGA
- a CDS encoding amidohydrolase family protein, whose amino-acid sequence MKAILFRFVVLLAVIPAGVAPARAQPVPDDGAADAPYAMEDFAKVRKYDAHVHANSADRAFLDLARADNFELLSINVDYPDFPSVAAQHRAALRLAKADPARFHWATTFSMQGYATPGWAARVDAGLDQAVREGARAVKVWKNIGMVEKDAQGRLIMLDDPGLAPVAEHIRALGVPLIAHQGEPYNCWLPLQQMTTNNDREYFAKHPQYHMYLHPEMPSHATLMAARDRFVAAHPQLRVVGAHMASLEYDVDRLAEFLDRFPNATVDLAARMSQVQYQSNRDWRKVRAFFIRYQDRLLYGTDLTYAPNTDPAQFRAEAHGVWRSDWRYLATDETQRIEVLEADVRGLALPRAVIDKIYYRNAAREFAAPATAAR is encoded by the coding sequence ATGAAGGCTATTCTGTTCCGATTCGTGGTGCTGCTGGCCGTCATCCCCGCGGGCGTCGCGCCCGCACGCGCGCAGCCGGTCCCCGACGATGGCGCGGCCGACGCGCCTTATGCCATGGAGGATTTCGCGAAGGTCCGCAAGTACGACGCGCATGTCCACGCCAACAGTGCCGATCGCGCCTTCCTCGACCTGGCGCGCGCCGACAACTTCGAACTGCTGTCGATCAACGTCGACTACCCGGATTTCCCCAGCGTCGCCGCGCAGCATCGCGCCGCGCTGCGCCTGGCCAAGGCCGATCCGGCGCGCTTCCACTGGGCGACCACGTTCTCGATGCAGGGCTATGCCACGCCCGGCTGGGCCGCGCGCGTCGACGCCGGCCTCGACCAGGCGGTGCGCGAAGGCGCGCGCGCGGTGAAGGTGTGGAAGAACATCGGCATGGTGGAGAAGGATGCGCAGGGCCGGCTGATCATGCTCGACGATCCGGGCCTGGCGCCGGTGGCCGAGCACATCCGCGCGCTGGGCGTGCCGTTGATCGCGCACCAGGGCGAGCCCTACAACTGCTGGCTGCCGCTGCAGCAGATGACCACCAACAACGACCGCGAATACTTCGCCAAGCATCCGCAGTACCACATGTACCTGCATCCGGAGATGCCCTCGCACGCCACCCTGATGGCCGCGCGCGACCGCTTCGTCGCCGCGCATCCGCAGTTGCGCGTGGTCGGCGCGCACATGGCCAGCCTGGAGTACGACGTCGATCGCCTGGCCGAGTTCCTCGACCGCTTTCCCAACGCCACGGTCGACCTGGCCGCGCGCATGAGCCAGGTGCAGTACCAGTCCAATCGCGACTGGCGCAAGGTGCGCGCGTTCTTCATCCGCTACCAGGACAGGCTGCTCTACGGCACCGACCTGACCTACGCGCCGAACACCGACCCGGCGCAGTTCCGCGCCGAGGCGCACGGCGTCTGGCGATCCGACTGGCGCTACCTGGCCACCGATGAAACGCAGCGCATCGAGGTGCTGGAGGCCGACGTGCGCGGCCTCGCGTTGCCGCGCGCGGTGATCGACAAGATCTACTATCGCAATGCGGCGCGCGAGTTCGCCGCGCCCGCCACCGCGGCGCGGTGA